A stretch of DNA from Hydrogenophaga sp. SL48:
GGGCCGACCAGATCGAACCCTTACTGGACTTGCTGTGTTTGGACAGCGAGAGGCAGTTCTGGCCATGAAGAACCTGACACCCCCCGCAGCGCTTCGCGCTACCCCCCAGGGGGCGGCACTGGCCGTCCGGCAAAGTCGGCCCGGCGGTGCCCTGGGTTGGAGGAGAAGCTCGCCATGATCTACCTGGACCACAACGCGACCACCCCACCCGCGCCGGAGGTGCTGGATGCCATGGGGCCGGTGTTTGTCACCGCCTGGGCCAACGCTTCGTCGCAGCACGGTCCGGGGCAGGACGCCAAGCGCGTGCTCGGCGCGGCGCGGGCCACGGCGGCCAAGGCGCTGGGCTGCAAGACCAGCGAACTCATCTTCACCAGCGGCGCCACCGAGGCCAACCACATGGCCTTGACCGGCCTGCTGGCGACGGCCCGGGCGCAGGGCCGCCAGCGCCTGCTGATCGGCGCGGTCGAACACTCGGCCCTTCTGCGCCTGGCGCGCTCGCTGGCCGAGCAGGGCGTGCCCGTGGACGTCATGCCAGTGTCGCCCGACGGCCGCATCGACCTCACCGCCGCTGCGGCCCTGATGGGCCCGGATCTGGCCCTGGTCTCGCTGATGGCGGCCAACAACGAAACCGGTGCGTTGATGCCGGTGACGGAAGTCGCCGCGATGGCCCACGCGGCCGGCGCCGCCATGCACGTGGACGCGACGCAGTGGATCGGCAAGCTGCCGTTTGCTTTTTCCGAATACCCGGCCGACGCGGTTTCGCTCTCGGCCCACAAATTCCACGGTCCCAAGGGTGCGGGCGCCTTGTTGCTGCGCCAGGGCCGGGCCCTCGTGCCGCCAGTGCCGGGCAGCCAGGAGCGCGGCCGCCGCGGCGGCACTGAGAACCTGCCGGCCATCGTTGGTTTGGCCGCGGCGCTGGAGCGTCTGGGCGATCTGGCGGTGCAGTCAGAACGGGCCGAACAGGTGGCCAGCCTGCGCGACGCGCTCGAGCGCGGCCTGGCCGAACTGCCCGGCCTGCACGTGTGGTGCCAGGGCGTGCCGCGCCTGCCGGGCACCAGCTACCTGCGCTTTGGCATGGTCGACGCTGACGTGGTGCTGCAGCGCCTCTCGCGCCTGAACGTGGCGGCGTCCAGCGGCGCGGCCTGCTCGTCGGGCGGCAGCGAACCCTCGCACGTGTTGACCGCCATGGGCGTTCCGCGCGACGAGGCGCTGTGCGCCATCCGCTTTTCACTCGGCGATGAAACCCAAAGCGAAGACATCGCCCTGTTGCTCAACAGCCTGCCCGCCTTGCTGGAACCCTTGCTCAGCGTTGCCGCCGAGTCCTGAATTTTTGTGTTTGCCCACTGGAGCCGATGATGAAAGTGATGATCCGCCGCGATGCCAAAGGTGTGCTGAGCGCCTATGTGCCGAAGAAAGACCTGGAGGAGCCCATCGTCGACATGGTGAATCCCGGCATGTGGGGTGGTCTGGTCACGCTGGCCAACGGTTGGCAACTGGACCTGCCGGTCATGCCCGAAGGCACGAGCCTGCCCATCACCGTCGAAGCGCGCCGCCTGGCGTCTTCGGTTTCCGAGGACTGAACACCATGTCCATCAGCACCGAACACCTGCGCGCCGCCGGCGAACTCGTGGGCGCTGCCGCCACCCTGCGCGACGCGGCCTCGATCTGGCGTTCCCAGCACCCCGAGATGAAGGTGGTGCTGGTCGATGCGATGGACATGCGCGACGAAAAACCCGCGCTGCTGCTGGGCGCACGCAAGGTCTACCTCGCCACCTCCAACGGCCACTGCTGGAGCGTGACCGATGCGCCCGAAGAAGCCGATGCGCTCATCCTCACTCAGGAATAAAAAATGGAAATCGATGCCATCTCCCTCTACGAGCCCGAGTGCGGCGAGCGCGAGATCCAGCTCGTCACCGCGGTGCTGGAATCGGCCCGCTGGGGCGATGGCCCCATGCTGGAATCGTTCGAGCGCGCTTTCGCGGGCTGGGCCGGGCGGCGCCATGCGGTCGCGGTGGGCAGCGGCACCCTGGGCACCTGGATCGCCCTGCGCGCCTACGGCATCGGGCCGGGTGACGAGGTGGTCTGCAGCAGCCACTCGTGGCACCAGGTGGCGCAGGCCATCACGCTCGCGGGCGCCACGCCGGTGTTCGCCGACATCAACTACTGGACCGGCTGCCTGAGCCCCGAGGAGGCCGCGCTCAAGATCACGCCGCAGACCCGCGCCATCCTGGCCGGCAACACCAACGGCCACCCGGCCGACTGGGACCCACTGCGTGCGCTCACGAAAGCGCACGGCATCCACCTGATCGAAGACAGCACCGAAGCCCTGGGCTCGCGCTACAAGGGCCAGACCGTGGGCAGCTTCGGCGACGTGTCGGTGTTCGACTTTTCGCAGCCCTCGGCCCTGTGCACCGGCGAGGGCGGCATGCTGGTCACCGACGACGACGTGCTGGTGCACGAACTGCGCTATCTGCGCCAGCGCCGCGTGAGCGACCGGCATTCGGTCTCGGTCGGTTCGCGTGTGCCACTGCAGGCCGGCATGAGCGAGATGACCGCCGCGCTCGGCCTGGCCCAGCTCGCCAGCCTGGACGACCGGCTGATGGAGCGCAAGCAGGTCGAGCTCTGGTACCACGAGCAGATGCAGAGCTTCGAGGGCGTGAAGCCGCCTTACCTGGCCGAGAACGTCGACGAGGTGCACTGGATGCTGTACGTGGTGCACCTGGGCAAACGCTTCACCGCCAGCGCCCGCGCGCAGATGGTGGACGACATGGCCTCCAGCGGCATCGAGACCGCCGCCTACAGCCACCCGCTGCACCAGCAGTTCCATTACATGAACGCGGCCGAGTCCATCGGCCAGCAGCGCGGCCTGCTGCGCGACACCGACCGCATCGGCGACCGCGCCCTGGCCCTGCCGCTGCACACCCAGATGGACGCGGTGCAGGTGCAGTACATCGTCACGACGCTCAAGGACACCGCCACCAATGTCGGCGCCGGCGCTGCCATTTACCTCTAAGGAAACACCATGACCGACCTGATCCAAGACATCGCCAGCCGCCTCGACGCCGGCAGCGTCATCCCTTACCTGGGCCCGGACATGTTGTCGCTGTGTGAACCCGGCAAGGTGCCGGCCACGCCGCTGGACCTGGCGACCTTCATGACGGCCAAGGTCAGCGTGCCGCACAAGGTGCGCAGCCGCCTCACGCAGGCAGCACAGTTCATCGAGAACTTCAAGCACCGCAAGTCCGTCGTGCACCTGATGAACGAGGCCTTTGCCAGCTCGCCCGAGCCTTCGGCGCTGCAGCTGGCCCTGGCGGGCAGCAACGCCGGCCTCTGGGTCGACACCTGGTACGACGACACCATGCTGAACGCGCTGACCCGCGTGCGCGGCGACAGCGGCTGGAACCAGGTGCAAGGCCTGTCGCAGTCCGAACATTTCGGCCACTGGACCGGCGCCTACGACGCCCAGGGCCAGGCGCTCGAAGCCCTGCCCGTGGCGCCAACGCACTACAAGCCCTGGGGCGGTCACAGCCCGGCCGGCAACTACCTCGTGTCCGACAGCGACTACGTCGAGGTGCTGACCGAGATCGACATCCAGACCCCCATCCCCGCGGCCGTGCAGGCCTGGCGCAGCGGCCGCCATTTCCTGTTCCTCGGCTGCCGCTTCGACGACCAGCTCACGCGCTGTTTTGCCCGCCAGATCATGAAGCGCTCCAGCGACCAACACTGGGCCGTGCTGCCCAACGAGCCGACCCGCATGGAAGCGCGTTTTCTGGAAGAGCAGGGCATCACCCGCATCAACATGCCGCTGGCCGATTTTTCGGCGGCCTTCATTGATGCACTCCAACCCGCGCTCGCCTGACCTTTTTGCTTCCCTTTTCCCAACCAGCCATGAGGCCACAACCATGACCACGATCACCGTCCTTCCTTCCGGCAAGTCCTACGAAGTCGCCGCCGGCACCACCCTGCTCAAAGCCTTGCTCGGCGTGGGCGAGCCGGTCATGAGCAAATGCGGCGGCAACGCCAAGTGCGAGGCTTGCCACGTCTTCGTCACCAGCGGCCGCAAGAGCCTGTCGCGCATCCAGCCGCTCGAAAACGAAAAACTCGACGGCATGGTCGGCATCGGATCGGCCTCGCGCCTGGCTTGCCAGGCCGTGCTCGGCGAAGACCCGATCACCGTCGAACTCCTGATGACAAGCTGAGCCCCGGGGCGCATCCGCCATGGCCGCCTTGCTCCATCTGCCGACCCACCAAGTGGCCGACGTCGTGGTGGTTGGCGCGGGCCTGTGTGGCCTGGCGCTCACCCGCAGCCTGGTCGCACGCGGCCTGAGCGTGACCCTGCTCGAAGCGCGGGATCGCATCGGCGGCCGGGTGCTGACCTGCGCCGATGCGCAGACCGGCCAGGCGCTTGACCTGGGCGCCACCTGGACCTGGCCCGAGACCGAGCCGCGCATCAGCGCGCTGCTCGGCGAGCTGGGCCTGGCCACGCTGGCACAACACGACCCGGGCGACGCGCTCTGGCTCACCGACCCGAACCGCCAGCCCGAACGGCGGCAGGAAGAGGGCGGCGTGCACGCGGGTGCCAGGCGCATCCAGGGCGGCGCGGCCCGGCTCGTGGACGCGCTGGCCGCCGGTCTGCCTGAAGGCTGTCTGCGGCTGGGCCAACCGGTGCGCGTGCTGCGCGACCGTGGCTCGTACATCGAGCTTATGCTGGAAGCTGGCGCGCCGCTGCGCGCGCGCCAGGTGGTGCTCGCCCTGCCGCCGCGCCTGGTGCATGACCGCGTTCTGTTCGATCCACCCCTGCCGGCGACGGTCTGGGATGCGATGGAAAGCACCGCCACCTGGATGGCCACCCACGCCAAAGCCTTGATCGCTTTTGACCACGCTTTCTGGCGCGAAGCCGGGCACTCGGGCAACGCCTTCGTGCGCCACGCGCAGGCCGTGCTCGGCGAGGTGTTCGACGCCTGCGACGAAACCAACGGCGCGGCGCTGGGCGGCTTCGTGGCGCTGAACCCGGCGCAGCGCGAACACTTCCAGCGCGGCCTGCCACTGCTCATCGACAGCCAGCTCGCCCAGCTCTACGGCCAGGCCGCGCAGAGCGGCCGGCTGCAACTGCAGGACTGGGCCCTGGAGCCCTGGACCTGCAGCGACACCGACCGCGCCACCCCGCCCGAACCGCCGTTGGCCAGCCCGCTGCTGCGCCAACCGCTGTGGAGCGGCCGGGTGCTTCTGGGTGGCAGCGAAACGGCGGCCCATGGCGCCGGGCACATGGAAGGCGCGCTCGAAGCGGCCGACCGCATCGCCCACGCGCTGCTGCGCCAGAAAGCGCCCACCGCCACCACCCAAGAGACTGTGGCGCTGGACCGCGAATCGGCGCTGCAAGCCTTTGCCGAGGGCGTGGCCGCCCGCGCCGCCGCCGCACCCGACCAGTACCGCCGCCACCTCACGCGCCTGCTCTCCAGCCAGCAACACGATCTGCTCACGCAGCGCGCCTTGCTCGCGACGGTGGACCGCGTCTACAGCGAAAGCCTGGCGCAGATCGACGCGCTGTTGCCGGCGCTCGACGCCGCCGAGGCTGCGGTCGCGCAAGGGCAGCACGCGCTCACGCCCCAGCTGCTGGCACCGTTCGCGGGCTGGAACAAGGGCTTGCTGCAGGCCGCGCTGGCCTTCAACGCCAGCTCGTGCGCCTTGTCGAACTTTGCGCAGGACCAGGTGCCCGACGCCGAGACACAACGCGCCATCACGCTCGACCTGGCCGCCGCCTGGCGCGAGTTCGCCATCGAGCTCAACGCCCGGTTGCTGCAGGCCCAACCGGTGACCGCTTGAAAGACCCATGAACCAACACCCCATGCTGCTCAGCGCCTTGTTGGGCCTGATCCAGAACGCCTGCGAATCGGTGCTGATCCTGGTCGAACAGCTGCCGCGAGAAGAGTTGATGCGTTCGCGCCTCACGCGCGCCGAGGTGCAGCGCCAGCTCGCCACCCTGGCCGCCAGCGTGGCGCAGATCGAGCCGGAGCAACGCGCCACCATGCACGAGCTCGACTGGTCGGGCTGGGCACTGATGCGGGTGCAACTCGCTGGCCCGCCCGGCGAGACCCTGGACGAAGCCCTGTGGTTCGCCAGTCAGTCGCTGGTGCCCGCGACGCTGCTGTGGTTAAGGGTGTACCGGCAGAGTCAACCCGATCTGTTTCGCATGAGTCTGGCTTGAGGGCGCTGGCGCTTTTCAGCTCTCTCCGGGTGAGCAGTCGGTCTCTCTCGTGGCACCTCGGGTGCCAAGGCGTGTGCGCTCAGGCCGCAGCGCTTGAGTGAAGCGGCCGGCGCTGCGCACCGACTGCCCTGCGATGCTCGCGGCCGTGGCCCGTCGCCAAACTCGCTGCGTTCGCTGGCGCTCTCTCCGCTCAGACATGGCGACGATTCAGATGACGAAGCGCGCTGCGCGCGCGGCCACAACCCCTGCGCTTCTCGGCGCCTCACATGGCGCGCTGCGGCCTGAGCGCACACGCCTCGGCAGGACCGGCGTGGGTTCTCTATCAGTTGAGAGTCAAGTCATTTCATGCTGCGGCAGGCGCTGTCCGGTGGGGGCGACTTTCCGGGGTGGCTGTGTCCGCCCGTCTGGGGCCGGGCGCGCCAGTGCGCGCTTCGCTGACTGACTTGCGGCCACTGTCTGAGCAGAGAGAGCGCAGCGAACGGCGCGAGTTTGGCCGCACCGGCCCCAGATGGGTGGGCGCAGCGAAGTCGGCGCAGCCGACCACCCGGATGAGCCCCCGCCGGGCAGCGCCTGCCGCAGCACGCGAGGTGCCACGAGCGAGATCTGCGCCCACCCAAAAAGAGCACAGAAAAAGAGACCAGCGTTCCCTTCCGCAAGCTGGCCCACGTATTGCAAACCAGGTCAACAAGCCACGTAAGCGTGGACGTTGTGTAGCAAAGCACACAACGCTGTCCTTGGACCCGTCCGTTGTGTCGTGACCAATACAGAGCCGGTCCCCTTGTTCACAGGAACTCCTCATGTCCCCGTCCGAGTTGAACGCCACCAGCCAGCCCCTGATGGGCAAGCTGCTGATCGACACCGCCATGGGCAGCTTCCTCGGCGACAAGCGCATCCGCCTGCTCGAAGCCATCGCCCAGCACGGCACCGTCAATGCCGAGGTCACGCTGGACCTGCCGGGCGGCCACCACGTGCTGACCGCCGTGGTCACCGACCAGAGCGTCGAGCGCCTCGGTCTCGCCGTGGGCCAGCCGGTGACCGCGATCTTCAAGGCCTCCAGCGTCTTCCTCGTTTCCACCGACTGAACAACACCAAGGACCTTTCATGAAAGTCGCCATCGCCACCCACAAGGACTGGAGCCAGGTCAGCGGCCACGCCGGCCAGGCCCGCGAGTGGCTGCTGTTCAAAGAGCAGCTGCCGCACCACTTCGAGGATCACGGCCCGCACCCGCTGCACGGTGTGGACCTGCTGATCTCGGGCAGCGCGGGCGACGGCTTTCTGCGCCACATGGCGGGCTGGGGCGCGCAGGTGCTGCTGACCGGCGAGACCGATCCGCGCGCTGCGCTGCAGAAGGTGCTGGCCGGCGAGGCGCTGCCCGACACGCGCTTCGACGTCACCACCGCGCTGTGCAAGGTGCGCGACCTGTTTTCCCGGCATTGAATTTTTCATCCTCTGGAGCGCTTCCATGATCCTCAAGCCCCTTGTCTCTTCGCTGCTCGCCGGCCTGTTGCTCGTTGTCTCAACGGCCCGCGCCGACGAGATCTCGGTCGCCGTGGCCGCCAACTTCACCGCGCCCTTCAACAAGATCGCCGCCGAGTTCGAAAAGGAAACCGGCCACAAGGTGGTGTCGTCGTTCGGCTCCACCGGCAAGTTCTACGCACAGATCAAGAACGGCGCGCCGTTTGAAATATTGCTCGCGGCCGACGACGAAACACCGGCGAAGCTGATCAAGGAAGGCGCCGGGGTGGCCGGCAGCCAGGTCGGCTACGCCATCGGCAAGCTGGTGCTCTGGTCGGCCCAACCCGCGGTGGTGGACGCCCAGGGCGAGGTGCTGAAGCGCGGCGGCTTCGACCACATCGCGCTCACCAACCCCAAGCTCGCGCCCTACGGCGCGGCCGCCGTGGAGACGATGAAGAAGCTGGGCGTGCACGACAAGTTGTCGCCCAAGTTCGTGACCGCCGAAACCACCGTCCAGGCTTACCAGTTCATCAGCAGCGGCAACAGCCTGCTGGGTTTCGTGGCGCTGTCGCAGGTGCTCAAGGACGGCCAGATCCAGGGCTCGGCCTGGGTGGTTCCGGCGAACCTCTACACCCCCATCCGGCAAGACGCGGTGCTGCTGAACCCGGGCAACGGCAAGGTCAGTGCGTCCGCGCTGCTCAAGTACCTGCAAGGCGCCAAGGCGCAGGCGGTGATCCGGAGCTTCGGCTACGAGATGCCGCTGTGAGGCGGGGCGGCTGACGCTCACCGGCTGGATCACATGCTGTCGAATCACGACCTCGCCGCCGTGTGGCTCACGGTCCAGCTCGCGGGCCTCACCACCGTGCTGCTGCTCGCGCTGGGCACGCCGGTGGCCTGGTGGCTGGCGCGCACGCCCTCGCGGCTGAAGGGCCTGGTGGGTTCGGTGGTCACGCTGCCGCTGGTGTTGCCGCCTGCTGTGCTCGGCTTCTACCTGCTGGTGCTCATGGGCCCCGAGGGGCCGGTGGGCCGGCTCACTCAATCGCTGGGCTTGGGCCTGCTGCCGTTCACCTTTGCCGGGCTGGTGGTGGCCTCGTGTCTGTATTCCATGCCCTTCGTGATCCAGCCCCTGCAGCAGGCCTTCGTCGCCATCGGCCGCGCGCCCATGGAGGCGGCGGCCACGTTGCGCGCCTCGCCACTGGACGCGTTTTTCACCGTGGCGCTGCCGCTCGCGCGGCCGGGGTTCATCACCGCCGCTGTGCTCGGCTTCGCTCACACGGTCGGCGAGTTCGGTGTGGTGCTGATGATCGGCGGCAACATCCCGGGCAAGACACAGGTGCTGTCGATGGCGATCTACAACCACGTGGAGGCGATGGAGTATCACAACGCGCACTGGTTGGCCGGCGGCATGCTGGCTTTTTCTCTCGCCGTGCTGCTGTTGCTCAACAGCCGTGGCTGGAACCGTTCGCCATGAGCCTTGATATCCGTTTCCGGCAGGACTTCCCCGGCTTCACGCTCCACGTGGACCTGCAACTGCCCGGCCGCGGGGTGACCGCGCTGTTCGGCCCCTCGGGCTGCGGCAAGTCCACGCTGCTGCGCTGCATCGCCGGACTCAACGCCGCGCCCGGCGGCCGTTGCGTGGTGAATGGCGAGGTCTGGCAGGACGGCCTACACAGCCTGCCCACGCACCGGCGCCCGCTGGGCTACGTGTTCCAGGAGCCGCAGCTGTTTGCGCACCTGAGCGTGAGCGCGAACCTGATGTACGGCCGCCAGCGCACCGCGGGCACAACCCAGCAAGTGGAATGGAGCAGGGTCATCGAACTGCTGGGCATCGGCCACCTGCTGGAGCGCCGCACCGCCGGGCTATCGGGCGGCGAACGCCAGCGCATCGCCATCGCGCGCGCCCTGCTCACCAGCCCACGCCTGCTGCTGATGGACGAGCCGCTGGCCGCGCTGGACCTGGCGCGCAAGAACGAGTTCATGCCCTACCTGGAGCGCCTGCACCGCGAGCTGGACGTGCCGGTGATCTACGTGAGCCACGCGCCCGACGAGGTGGCGCGGCTGGCCGACCACATCGTGGCCATGGAAGCGGGCAGGGCGCTGGCCTCGGGCCCGCTGGCCGAGGTGTTGTCGCGCGTCGATCTGCCGATCCGCCTGGGCGAAGACGCGGGCGTGGTGCTGGAGGGCGTGGTGGTCGAGCGAGATGCGGCCTGGAGCCTGGCCCGGGTGGCGTTCCCGGGCGGCTGCCTCTGGGTGCGCGACGGCGGGCAAGCGAAGGGTGCCACGGTGCGCATCCGCATCCTGGCGCGCGACGTGAGCCTGGCGCTCTCGCCCGCGACCGACACGAGCCTGCTCAACAGCCTGCCGGTGGTGGTCGACCAACTGGCCGACGACAGCCACCCCGCGCTGGCCCTGTGCCGTTTGCAGGTGGGGACATCGTCCTCGCTGCTCGCGCGGTTAACGCGGCGCTCGGCTGCCGCGTTGGGGCTGGCGCAGGGTCAGCAGGTGTGGGCGCAAATCAAGGCCGTCGCTTTGATCGGGTAGAACTGAGCGCCGCGAAGGTGGGGTTCGGCGTCACTTCGGTCGCTTGGAAGAGCGACTGCGATCACTGATGACTGTTTCAACTTCAGCGGCGCTCCGCAAAATGTCTGCAATGTTGTCTGTCACTTCTCCGTTGAAACGATTCTTGCCCCACTCAAGTAGCTCATTCACGGTAGCCACAGCGGCGTTGCGCCACACGCTGTTCCCGAGTGTCTCGTCGTACCCCTTCCTTCCGGATTTCGGTGGACTTCCGATTGGAAAGAAGTACTCGTGTACGTCAACGGAGTAGCGCAGGCTGACGCTGAATGAACCGAAGTACTCGCAAGCGCGGCCATGCACATCAGAAGGAAAAGCCAAATCAGCTGCTGTGGCGAGCTCCTTGATGTTGTGTTGGAAGCCCTTCACCTCGCTATAGGCCTCAGCTAGGGAAAGATGCTCTCTCGCCACGATGCACTGTGCTTTCAGCATGCACTCGCAAGCCATGAGCAGATCAACAAAGCTCTTCACGCGAGATGACTTGCGTGGCTGGTCTTCCCAGTGAGCTTGGAATCTGTGGCAGAGGTCCAGCGCGTCTAAGAAATAGTGTTGCGCCAGTGTGTTGTGACTCATCGAGAGAGAGGGACTACGGATTTTGGTGACGGTAACAGCAATCAGCAGCGAAGCACGCCTTAGGCGACTGGACTGGACTGTATCGCTATGTGAATCTTATCAATGCTCTGCTTAATTCTCTAAGCTGCAGCTCTAAAAGTTGTAGTTCTTTGAGTCTCTGATCGCCTGGCAAATATCCGTACTTGTATTTCTTTAAATGTGCACACTTTCCTCTTGCATCTACAAGGCCATCTACTAAGGTCTCGAATGCAGCATCATTTTTAGAGCTGCTTGTAGCTATTGAATAAAATACTTGTTTTAGAGTGTTGGAGCCTTTAAGCTGATTTTTGGCGGGCACTCTTGAATTGTTTTCGATAAACTCCGCTTCTAGAATCTTGAACCTTGTCAAGAACTTGTCAATTAAATCTGTTTTTTGCTCCGCTTCATTGAATAGCTTTAACAAAACCGGATTGTATCTTTGCAGTTCGAAATCATTCAGTATGCTAGGGTTAAATGTCTGTTTTTCAAGAACTGTTTGTAAAGAGATCTGCAAAATTTGATGAGTTAATTCCCCGATTTCTTCTTTTTCCTGCTCGGTCTCGGGAATTCTTTCGCAATACAGCAGTGCCCAGCTAATCTGAAAATCTCCGAACTCAAAAGCCATTGTTTGGCTAAATTCATACGCGATTTTATGAGCCATTGTCGTACCTTCTTTTATATCAAATGGTATCGATACTGCAACAGTTCCTGATGTCGATATGGTCTTTTCGAGTTTATTGTTTGGTCTTATCTCGATGAATCCCTGAATCTTCTTTGAGGAATCTGAGTTTCCTTTTTGTAAATCAATACTGTACCTCACCACTTTATCAAACTGTAGTAATTTGGTTGTGAAGCTATATTGCCATTCATATCTCATGTGTTTTATTGTGCATAAGGTTTAGGTGGTGCGACCCCAGCGAAGTACAGCGACGTATTGGGGTCGGGTATTGCCTTTTGCTCAACAGAATAAAATGGATCACGAAAAGGCAAGCCGTGACCTCCAATCTTATGCTCTTCCCAATGGGGTTCAAATCATCTGGCTCTTGCCGTTGATGGAAGCCCATGTACAACCTGTTAGGCTCTAAATGGGCGACAAGCTTCTACGAATGCTTTTCCGGCAACCGTTGGATTAACTCGACCATAGCTTTCGCCTCCGCCCCAAGTCATGCCAGGACGCAAACAACCTAGACGGACAAGATTGCTAAGCGAAATTACAACATCTTCGGTTGGAAGACGCAGTTCTTGTTCCTTCTCCATCTTGATACGGGCGTGTAGGGGTAAATCTGCGGTGATTATGCCGTGGTGTTGGCTATCTTCAAATGGCAAGGAATACAGCACATCAAGAATACGCGCGTCTAATGGATTTAGTTGTTCGAGAATCGCTACGTATGCGCGACGAACTTCGCTGCCGAAATTGGCATTGGCAGCATTAACGAGTAAGGCAGCCCATCGATCTTGAAGATCGTCATCTTCTTCCAAGCTGGCGCCCTGCATAATGGGAATGAGGAGTTTCAGCGGAACTGGTCGCGTTGGAACTGGTAGCCCCACAAGTTTAAGAAAATCTTGTGATCGCTGCATCATCCGGATTTGGCGCTCCCAGCGCATGTATCTTAGGCGATCCTCAAAGATGCCTATTCCTTGCTCCAGAGGACCAGATACAAATTTTGCAATAAACCCTCCTGCCTCACGTGCTGCATCTATAGCCTTCCCTGTTGACTTCGCTAGGGAAGGTCTGCACAACACCCGCTACGGCGCGAGGTGATGCATGCAATTTCAAATGATGGCGATTTCAGGCTCACGAGGGCGCTTTGTTGGCCGATTTCGCCCTGATTCGTGGCCGTTGGCCGCATTCGGACGCACTCATCCTCGGGTCTCCTTCAAAAGCGTTCGGCGCACCATCCAGATGTTGGACAACGCAAACAGGGTGTGCAGCTGCGCCGTGTTCTTGGCCAATCCCCGGTAGCGCACCTTCACATATCCGAACTGGCGCTTGATCACCCGGAACGGGTGTTCGACCTTGGCTCGGATGCGCGCCTTGGTTTTCTCCAGCGCTTCCATGATCGAGCCCATGGGCGTTTCCTTGTCCAGCGCCTTGCGATGGCTGGGCATCATGGCCACGTACCAGTGGACCTCGGGATGGTCCTTGATCACCTCATCGCGCTTGTGAACGCCCCGGTAGCCAGAGTCGGCAAAGACATCGGTTTCGTCGCCGTGCAGCAGTTCGCTGGCCTGGGTGATGTCGTGCGCG
This window harbors:
- the modB gene encoding molybdate ABC transporter permease subunit, translated to MLSNHDLAAVWLTVQLAGLTTVLLLALGTPVAWWLARTPSRLKGLVGSVVTLPLVLPPAVLGFYLLVLMGPEGPVGRLTQSLGLGLLPFTFAGLVVASCLYSMPFVIQPLQQAFVAIGRAPMEAAATLRASPLDAFFTVALPLARPGFITAAVLGFAHTVGEFGVVLMIGGNIPGKTQVLSMAIYNHVEAMEYHNAHWLAGGMLAFSLAVLLLLNSRGWNRSP
- the modC gene encoding molybdenum ABC transporter ATP-binding protein, with protein sequence MSLDIRFRQDFPGFTLHVDLQLPGRGVTALFGPSGCGKSTLLRCIAGLNAAPGGRCVVNGEVWQDGLHSLPTHRRPLGYVFQEPQLFAHLSVSANLMYGRQRTAGTTQQVEWSRVIELLGIGHLLERRTAGLSGGERQRIAIARALLTSPRLLLMDEPLAALDLARKNEFMPYLERLHRELDVPVIYVSHAPDEVARLADHIVAMEAGRALASGPLAEVLSRVDLPIRLGEDAGVVLEGVVVERDAAWSLARVAFPGGCLWVRDGGQAKGATVRIRILARDVSLALSPATDTSLLNSLPVVVDQLADDSHPALALCRLQVGTSSSLLARLTRRSAAALGLAQGQQVWAQIKAVALIG
- a CDS encoding Abi-alpha family protein, with protein sequence MRWERQIRMMQRSQDFLKLVGLPVPTRPVPLKLLIPIMQGASLEEDDDLQDRWAALLVNAANANFGSEVRRAYVAILEQLNPLDARILDVLYSLPFEDSQHHGIITADLPLHARIKMEKEQELRLPTEDVVISLSNLVRLGCLRPGMTWGGGESYGRVNPTVAGKAFVEACRPFRA